The region ATTCGAGGAGGACGAACTTTAACTTGCGCTTTTGAGCGTGCGATAAAATTATCAATCTTCGAGAAATTTTGTCGCACCCTAATACGTTTGTCAAAAAAGCGATCCTTAAAATACACTTTTCATACAATGTGATGCTTCAACGGACTCTGAATTCAGTAGCCGGATCAATATGCCGTCAACAACTTCATCAATTCGATAAGGAGTCTCAAAGTTAACAGTGCGTCTACCGAATTATTTTCCTTCCTCATCTAAGCTTTAACTTGACACGATTGTGTATTCGATGGGCGGTTTTCATAACAACAGGGATAAGCCTCGGTGCGGTTACTGAAAAGAGGACATCATCATGTACCATTAGCACAAGACTTGTTTTTTTGTGGTGACGCATGGCTTATCTCTAAAGCCGATTTTGAGTCACGAAGTtgctccctagagtatttgcaAATACCCTCACCAAagggcacgagttacaaaaggaaaccttGTTAATTTCTCTTAACGTTTTCCCTACAGAGATTTACCAGCATGGTAAGGCAGTTTGGCCCAAATTCCTTGTACTTTCCttcggtgaatttttttattgGCCACATTATTGAAATGATATTGCCCGACACTTTGAAGTactaaaaagtcaaggtcgttcaGACCGTTTTGctaatattctgtaatttgtcattttcctTAATATATTGGATTAGCTTTGACAAATTTTAACAAACGCAAGGTATTTGATAGGCactgtatgtggttagaactgagccaatttttcaaaaaatttactAAAGGGAACGCGAGCAAAGTAGCAGTTAATTTCAAAGATTTGGTCACGCAgacgtcacaaaaatcaaaaaaattacgCGCGATTCAGGTTTTACACGCCATACTAGTGGCCAGCTTGCGCACGGTCCTAAAACTCTCAGGAGCCTCCTTAAATTTCTAAACTATGAAGGTAGCCCTGAATACGCGTTAGAGCATTTCATCTTGCGTTTTGCCAAGAGGTTCAACTTAACCTCACATTAAAAGTGAGCGACACCGAATCCACTGGAGAAAGTACAGTCGTAAAACCGTTTAAAGATTAAATAAGGGACGTTTTTCGATGGCTCTCTCGTTGCTATTGTAAGCTATTGCATCAAACTATTGAGGGCATCTTGTCACGTGATGTAGTGCTGTTTCACATCACTCACATAGTTTCATAACACTGTTGTAGAGTCAATCCTTCTAAACAGCACAGTTCTCATTAAGTGTCAACAAATGGTTCCGCCCACCGtgattaatgtccataaaaacaaaaagagcaaaaacCAATAATTTTTAAGACAATACCAATTAAGAAATTCCTAATCGGAACAACAATGCTTGCGCCATTTTAGTCCAGtttatgaaagtctacccaacATTTTttaggcccaccttcaaccgacaggcttttcgaccgtttgtttttgtaatGGAAATTGACCATGCTTACCGCAGCGATCTGATTCTCTATTTTAGAATCctccataatacactttgtttgccccccaaattttgcataaactattgttttcaaatgctcttggagacactgcatattcccaagagcatttgaaaacaatggttcatgcaaaatttggggggcaaacaaagtgtattatggggaattcgaaaatagagaattggatgaatttcacaTTTGGCAGGATTTTCATAtctgaaaattgttccacagcACGCAATGCTTGTCGGTTGAAGGTAGgaccttaaggtaattccttagtattgcattgcgcatccctactgcgcacgatttcgcgtcattagcgcgcgcacatgagcacgtgcgcatacaaaacgtaagagatttcgctcaaactaaacccgatagcgaaacaaatgctccttttctctcaaacgagcacggtgacccccgatttttttccaggtattttctaggaacagtctaataaagaacatatttgaggaagaaaaaaagtttgatagtagaaaatgattttttttggaaaacagttccgtactgggtgtattttacccaaggcgaggacttcaagctaaccacggaactgtcccaaaaagtgcactattcccacaaccagggaatcaaagtaggcgtaaatgaagcattactgcttatgtaattaaagaagctttattttcaaaataaaattttgtgtctttgaagtaacgaagacttaattctgtatgaaggtgattcgaatttttaacgcgaaaacagtaataataccccattttacgagcctgctgacgcgtaaacaagcacggtgaccccattttttttattgcatttttttaatgttcatatcatgaatgttaattatgccaaggtTCCAAAaacgtttgatagtagaacaatttcaagggaattaccttaaggacggtgcctactattgttactgcgcatacgttctgcgcatctccagatactcggatatCCTATCGCCGattcttactaatacagggatatttatgcgcggtttaaaactatgcaaatAAAGTAGctcttcgtaagtactcttggtatcacaaaaaaattgggggtaaccatgcattcatCAGAGATAaatgagcttcaatttgagaaaaggacgcctttgtattttaaagctttttacaaacattgttcatgaatcatctttgaaaaatgcgtggttaccccccaattttctttttggatttcaataacacttgttaagatctacctttcctgcataatcgcaaatcggggcaaaaatacctctgaattactaggcaccgtccttaagccaaCTAACAATTCATGTGCATGAGAAGTCCGAGTTAAGGTTTCAATCCACACCACCCCTATGGTGTGGAAATCCTAAACCCAATTTTTCTTCAGTTGTGTGAAAAATAGAATCCGGagaattcaattattttttataGGCTGCATGGTTAATATTTCGCTGTCAGCCCTCTAAGGAAAAAAATCTTAATCCCTGATTGAAGAGACCCACCATCCAGGTGCATATAAAAATGGGCACCGTAAATCACAGttgtgccatggtagatgtgtTAGGTAAATAGCCGGGCCCTGAGAAGACTCGAGGTTACTTGAGGTTAcaagaaaacaactaaaatctcccaaaatgctCTCTAGAGTGGAAGAattttgaaaacgcaactttttttgTATTAGTGTGGGCGGAGAACTTTTcgtatccggaactttttgaatacgcttcgTCATTTTGTCATATGATTTATCTTCCCAAGTCTCTCTCGGTCATAaattcaacatggcggacaaCACGATGTTCTCTgtcttgttactgggttgccgtatggcaatccagtcggaatctgtctttaatttcgtcgtttttttatttttcgttttcttttttttccgtgtcggtaaaagtcttgcctgtcactcccctgctaagtggtggcttagtgcatagagccttctgcgcgtattttcttaggatcgagagggtagtgggaaatgcgtagatttctctggtggacacagtagaacgattaacttaaccggcaatggcgtcgaaagtcatgtaacgcgaatggcgttttagtggatcttagAAGAAAacgtacccttatgaagctcaataatggcaagcgaattggatactgaataagacaggcggtcgaatgttaaaagcgacgagtaatggacttcgacaacaatctgtcgcccgtcgagccgtaatcaaagtgagctgtcttcctagaattttgccaagtgtggtgtttgtataacactgaaaccaaatgaacagtcctctggtaactcagtatgggttcaacaaagacagagaaggaatccatatagtggatctgttatctcagttgtctcgctatttgtattTACCAGTTCTCAACTCTGtacagtcttccggtataacaattggaaatttcactaataagcccgctgaattcgatgtgcgatttactcggtgcagccaaaagtacaattacaacaaaacaactaaaatctcccaaaatgtttcgctgatggtaactttttatattcgtggttcaaaattaatgttgttttcatgtcgtatattttgttaccgatggcaaaatattttattctcgatcgaccgtcctgaaacttccttctgctcttcttaaaaactgtgtatccatatttatttacttttacatcaatatttgttttgcataaagcaagataacaaaatctgtatcttgcttggttcgcatttgatagcattaaaatagaattttcggtcctatgcttgtTACTGAGtgatatatttcttaggtcgcccatccagttactaaccctGTCGGACAGCActtaacttcagctttcaactttcaacttttgtttacaaagctgtcagatgctgtcagtgcacgcttacacttgtggtggaaagacgTTGCATGATCAGCATGTCAGCCCAGaaaccaatgtttctcgattcccttttattttctttaatctctctgggttcagtactttgctagtaaccacatgtcttctcaaggggctatttatctaagacttctaccatggcgctacaatgatagacaataccaaaacaagaTCGTGTACttttagacctacatattacgcaaagacaactgtcaacatgttaTCCCAgaaaacaatgtttttcacttcccttttattttctttaatctttctgggttcagtactttgctagtaacatgtcttctcaggctatttacccaagacttctaccatggcactacaatgatagacaaaaccaaaacaatgtcgTGCACTGTtaagagctacatattacgcaaggacaacttgaatctcctgaaagacaacacacagctcagttgacattttatatggaataaatcgctgtgttacttcactaccacacatacGGTAATCAGTgcatgtctattttttctaaagaggacaggaatttcttctttctggcaaatgattaattaataggccggtagccaggtttttaacctcagaaaaggatctgtttcgtcgcacgaacgtgtgaggacctgtgagccaaagggcctctgctggtatgacttctgggtgagcccttaaatggtcttaatgaccccctaacttgaaaaaacattgcctggaacgctgcacgtaccacagacaacccagtgtaccctcacggagggtctagttgacaataatttcttctttactCGCTTATTTGGAGTTAAGTATTGCTTCAGTTCACATGAATATTGTACGCCAGAGAATCATTGGTGTCAAAGGATACTAGGAAAGCGACGCGACAAACAGAGACGCTTCTGGTCTCGACCTGGCAGAACGAGTGCGTGGTGAGACAACATTGTTAACGAAGTTGTTGTcgctgaagaatggagagaaatTTTTCGAATGTCTACTTACTGTGAGCATGCTCAAAACGAGATTAAGCAATTGTGCCGCCGATAAAACGCTGTAGTGTGGACGCAGAACATTTTATCCGTTTTCATGTGTGGACGGAAAACTCTTGTTCCGTTTTCGCACCTAAAGTTGCGTTTTGtaatttatccggcatagtgtggacgaggtCTCAATATATAAAGCATTGTATTTCATATTAGctgaaacccataagggttgaaacgtgtaacgcgcgttcagaGCTTCCGTATATttagtgcgaactgattggttgaatgtttcagtgctaagtaccatatttggaaacctctcgctcttgttgttccaaatatggtacttagcaaattggaatattcagaagcttgtttcccagcacacaaggggccgttacacgtttcaacccttatgggtttctgatattagtATATTCTGAAACAGTGGACAGCATTAAAGGTACGCTGATTAGCCACTCAAACTCAATGACATCCTTAGCTGTTAACCCCCGAGCAAATCGCgtgggatttgcgcccgaaaatattatAATAGTTGCAAAAATAGATGacttaaaatcatctttttgtatTATATTATCTCGCTGTTTTAGTATAGTGGTAAATATTTACCTCACTGCAAATATTCACCAccagccacctccactttggtgaatagttgttaaattcGTACATACCACACAAATGCTGCTTTCtgcgcattctgattggctagccTGGAAGTGAATATCAACCACTACTCACCtctgagaaaaggaaaaaaaaccaaaatggcttattcaacttgtgtggtaaaTACCAAACATCTATTTATCCCAGTGTCGGTGAAAGCGGTGGATGAATGATAATTTATCGTTTATTATTGCTAATAAGTTTGAAACGGAGGAGAGCCAAAgtcaaaataaaacaacatGCACAATTTAAGCgatttatttccaaataaaaGGATCTTGGATTAAAGTACTAAgaccaaaacagaaacatcAAATCATACTGTCAGAGTTCCAAATCAATGACACTGCTTCAGCTGGCTTACAAGTAGTTAATTAGCCactgtatttatttatctaactaaaaagaaattggaaacaaCAATTCTTTCCGCACACTTTACAAATCGCATTTACAAGAATATGTTGAACAATTTATTAAAAGTTCAAAAGAGATGATGTCTTCCCTCCTACATCAAGTGTCAGGAAATTCACTCTTTCTGTTACATACCCAAACTTTCTAAATACTCTGCAATGACACCAACTCCCTTGTTTGTATTGCCCTGCTGGCAGCCCTCTGCAGTATGACCAATAACTATTGCTGTCTTACTTGCTTGCAATGTAAGGGCTCCGTGATCTTTCTTTTTCGCGAGAACTAATTTGCCATCTTCTTCTCGCAAAAACTGATATCTAACACCTTCAGCGTTGACACCACCACTTTGCAATGCAGTGAAATCCTTGCTCTTCAAACAATTGGCAATAGTCTGCCCTTCTACACCTTGCAACTGGGGGAATGAGAAGGAAAAAACCACTTTGACTTGTGTGACCATGTTCATCCCTAAAACATACTGTTGAAGGGAACCCCCACTTCCACAGAAAAATAACTAAAAATGACAGGAAATAactgttacagtcaagtcaatctaaaatattttcaaagagaGCGTTTGTATCCAAAAGAAAAAGGTTTAGAATCGTCTATTTCTGTTTTCGATTGAAGACAATGCACGAGCCAGTGAGCCATGCAATTCAACATGCAAGTCAGACAGTTacatgtatggaaagctaacctttttaaaatgggtgcttagacttaaaaactgtTTTGTCAGCCCTATTTGAAATCTGTGCTTAGGCTtaagtgcaaaatttgcatggctcgcatgcTCACAGATTGTCCAGCTGTGAGTCGCAAGGTTAACCCTAATGTTAAAGAAAATGACCTAAAACCAAGAACATTAGGATGGACTGGAAAAAttatattaaccctttgacatccaaaccggccagacttagtattttactctgtttaacgctagacgattttactcgtcaatggggaacccctgggagtcaatgggttaattaatcactcactgtaAAACTGTCCCCATTAGggtaatcactcactgaaaaactatgtcccctttaagcATGGTAAAATACACTGCAACTTCACATTACCTGCAATGCGCTTGCATGGGAATTTGTTGTCCAAGGAGCTCCTCCATCTAACCCAATGATGCAGGCCTTGTCACAGTGAGCTTTGCCGGCAGAGTCCTTTGTTTGTGCAATTAGGTTATCAATATAGCCATCCCAAGACATTTTGAAGAGCACCTTCTAATaccaaaagaacaaacaaaaaaacaatagttAGGTCTTTATTCATCCgataagaaaatttcaaaacaaaggaaccTTGTTTCTAAGAAGGTTTACAAGAAAGCCAAGAAAATTTGAGGGGTTTTGAATTTCTGCAAATGAAATGACTATCCCTACATCCTTCCATGCTGCTAACACAACAACTCTACTGTCCTGTCACAGTTGTTTTCAAGACAGGATTTTACCCTGAGGACTGTTACATATCTGAGAACCAAGTTAATTTCCGCGATCCGCACTTCAAAAACGCTAAAATATTGAAGAAATCCGTGATCCGCTGAGCGTTCAAAATCCGCCAATCCGCAAAATGTGTCCTCAAAATCCGAAATCCGAAATCCGAGTAGTTTTTTTAGCCAAATCCGCCGATCCGCGAACCTATTCACCCCCTCCTGATTCTAACAAGAGATGCTAAAAGCGTGAACATTCTGGCAAACAAAGTTGCAAAGTTAAGGCACGTCTTTGTAAATAAATACAATTTTTAAAGTAACTGTATCGGAGGCAGATCGAGAACTTAAATCTGAACCCTTTGACTCCAAGAGTGATTGATATAAATTATCTCCTTACAAGTTCATAAACGTGAGAAGCAGACTGGTAgcgagaataaagaaatttatcacCTAGGGTTTTTTGTACGGATACATCATCAAATTCTCATAACTGTCATAAAAAGTGATATATCGCAGTCAGTAAGGATAATTAACATTCAGCTCTCGAGAATGGTAAAAAAAGAACGTAAAATCAGACGAGATCGCGTATTTTTGCTAGTTGAGCAAACTAACTTAGGCCAATTAAATCTATAGTATTTTCTTAAAGCCACGCTAGGAATCCGTGGTTCGTTTGAACATAGTTAGTATTCCCcactactaactatgatttgaAGCGGAAAAAACTTACAAAGATAAGGAAAGTTCAGTGAGATCTTTACTTGAATTACGAGTCATGAGATACTTACATTCTCAAAATCCCGCTCTCTGTGCAAAGGATATAACCACAGCAGTCTTTTTTCTGCTTCTTTCAGTGCTGTTCTCTAACAAATGTTAGAAGGATAAAATAGAAATGTTCTTGAGACCTTCCAGTcgccaattaaaaaaatatcgaTGACATCATACCAACTTCCGATGAGGTAATCCAGTGCTTTGGGCGCAGGATTTGAGTACGGACATTCCATCATTGTTCTAAGGAAGTCTAGGATTTCGGATTCCTGGTTCCTGGTGTcacgaaatttcttttttctcgcATTTACATTAATTATGTATCGTCTCCGctcgttctttttttcattcttcctgtTCTCTTCACAAGTTCCATAGTTCAGCGTTGTTAATTATTCGTATTTCATAACGGTGTTAATGAACTAGTGTTGTTGTACCATTTCTAGTATAAAAAAATCTCACGTTGTAAGCTTAATTTATGTACAGTAATAGTAACCTTAAGATACGGAGTTGGTTGGGCAGAAAGTTTGCAGTTGAGAAAAGAGAAAGAGCAGTCGAAAGTTTCAAGTTGCAAAAGGAAAGTACCACTGCTATGAGTCAATAGTAGGAGCCAGCCGGAAAACCCTTTGCAAAAAATTCCCTTTGTCAGCGGCGGCAAGAAGAGAGAAGAAACGGTCAGATTGAGAGAGACGCGAGAACTTAGAAGGAACTAAGAGCCAGAGGAGAAGTAGACGCTGAGATATAGAGAAGTCGACGTGGAAACTGATGCTAGTCTGTTGGAGAACTAGACTGCTGGATTTGCTTGTAAAGGACTGAACTGGATTTGCTAGAAAAGAACTGAACTCATTGTCTGTAAATATTAGAGTAAAGCAATTAGTAAATTTAGAATTATTGTTTAAGTTAAGTTGGAAAGtagataattatttatttagttaagtATATTAAGGTTTATTACACTAgtttaattaactctttttggGTTAGTtcgttttccttgttttaaaTCCTGCAATTGTATATTCTTAAGTTCGTTAGGAAATTTTCgcttaattattttgtttaaaccCTGTTATTGTTTCATTTATGCTGTGTTGCGGGTTTGTGGGAAGGGCTGTGAAGGACGTTGTTTTACTTTTAGTTTTCTCCTGTTCCCTCCTCGCAATCTTGCGAGACCCAGGGGATCGCGAACCGTCACACCTGGTTATGGATTGCGGATATCCATGTCCTTACTGAAACCAGACTTCAATCGGTAGACTCGGGATTCCAGACATGGCCAGATTCCAGATTTCATATTTGTACATACAAATTTTTTTCTCGATTCCAGATAGGAAGCTGTGCACATCATTTGGGAAATGCCTACTTAAATCAATAAGATAATCACGTCAACATGACActtcagggtttttttttcctccacgCTTTTTGCCGCGTGATCATTGTTCCTTGTTTACGAAGTAATCACGAGGTCTTCCTCGAAACAACTTATTCGAGGAGGACGAACTTTAACTTGCGCTTTTCAGCGTGCGCTAAAATGATCAATCTTCGAGAAATTTTGTCGCACCCTAATACGTTTGTCAAAAAAGCGATCCTTAAAATACACTTTTCATACAATGTGTTGCTTCAACGGACTCTGAATTCAGTAGCCGGATCAATATGGCGTCGACGACTTCATCAATTCGATAAGGAGTCTCAAAGTTAACAGTGCGTCTACCGAATTATTTTCCTTCCTCATCTAAGCTTTAACTTGACACGATTGTGTATTCGATGGGCGGTTTTCATAACAATGACAGGGATAAGCCTCTGTGCGGTTACTGAAAAGAGGACATCATCATGTACCATTAGCACAAGACTTGTTCTTTTTGGTGACGCATGGCTTATCTCTGAAGCCGTTTCTGAGTCACGAAGTtgctccctagagtatttgcaAATACCCTCACCAAagggcacgagttacaaaaggaaaccttGTTAATTTCTCTTAACGTTTTCCCTGCAGAGATTTACCAGCATGGTAAGGCAGTTTGGCCCAAATTCCTTGTACTTTCCttcggtgaatttttttattgGCCACATTATTGAAATGATATTGCCCGACACTTTGAAGTactaaaaagtcaaggtcgttcaGACCGTTTTGCTAATATTCTGTGATTTGTCATTTTCCTTAATATATTGGATTAGCTTTGACAAATTTTAACAAACGCAAGGTATTTGATAGGCACTGTATGTGGTTACAACTGAGccaattttccaaaaaatttaCTAAAGGGAACGCGAGAAAAGTAGCAGTTAATTTCAAAGATTTGGTCACGCAgacgtcacaaaaatcaaaaaaattacgCGCGATTCAGGTTTTACACGCCATACTAGTGGCCAGCTTGCGCACGGTCCTAAAACTCTCAGGAGCCTCCTTAAATTTCTAAACAATGAAGGTAGCCCTGAATACGCGTTAGAGCATTTCATCTTGCGTTTTGCCAAGAGGTTCAACTTAACCTCACATTAAAAGTGGGCGTCACCGAGTCCACTGGAGAAACTACAGTCGTAAAATCGTTTAAAGATTAAATAAGGGGTGTTTTTCGATGGCTCTCTCGTTGCTATTGTAATCTATTGCATCAAACTATTGAGGGCATCTTGTCACGTGATGTAGTGCTGTTTCACATCACTCACATAGTTTCATAACGTTGTTGTAGAGTCAATACTTCTAAACAGCACAGTTCTCATTAAGTGTCAACAAATGGTTCCGCCCACCGtgattaatgtccataaaaacaaaaagagcaaaaacCAATAATTTTTAAGACAATACCAATTAAGAAATTCCTAATCGGAACAATGCTTGCGCCATTTTAGTCCAGtttatgaaagtctacccaacATTTCttaggcccaccttcaaccgacagccTTTTCGACCGCTTGTTTTTGTAATGGAAATTGACCATGCTTACCGCAGCGATCTGATTCTCTATTTTAGAATCctccataatacactttgtttgccccctaaattttgcataaactattgttttcaaatgctcttggagacactgcatattcccaagagcatttgaaaacaatggttcatgcaaaatttggggggcaaacaaagtgtattatggggaattcgaaaatagagaattggaTAAATTTCACATTTGGCAGGATTTTCATAtctgaaaattgttccacagcACGCAATGCTTGTCGGTTGAAGgtaagacggtgcctactattgttattgcgcatacgttctgcgcatctccagatactcggatttcctatcgccgatgcttcctaatacagggatatttttgcgcggttcaaaaccctccgtgagggtacactgggttgcctgtggtacgtgcaccgttctaaacaatttttttaaaggtcattaagaagtcataccagaagaggccctttggctcacaggtcctcacacgttcgtacgaggAAACAGATCTGttcttgcgtaatatgtagctctaacagtgaacgatgttgttttggtattgtctatcgttgtagtgccatggtacaagtcttgggtaaatagtctgagaagacatgtggttactagcaaagtactgaacccagaaagattgaagaaaataaatgggaagtgagaaacactggcttctgggctgacatgttgataaacttcttttcaccacaagtttaagcgtgcccgctgagcatctgacagctttgtaatgccgaagttcactgaagtaaagtcctgttcggcggggttagtgtttggatgggagaccaaaacaatatacccctcataaaacaaaagcatcggaccgaaaatactattaacgctaacaaatgcgaactaagcaaggtacagatcttgttagcttgctttatgcaaaaacaaatattgatgcaaaagtaaataactattgatacatagtttttagaaagagcagaaggaagtctccagggcccggttgttcaaaagccgattaacgctaatctcagattaaaaattaaccaaggagtttatttctctactcctaaatgttgttcaacactgatattcggcaaaactttacattagaataattcaatcttgaaaaacgaaaataagcagaagaaactttcaccaaaaagttgaaaacatgaaacaaaagttcacGCTATTCCTAGATTACGGTAaacggctttcgaacaaccgggcccaggacggtcgatcgagaataacatatttacgacatgaaaacaacattaattttgaaccgtgaatatagaatgtaaaaagttacgatcagtgacaaacattttgggagatttttgctacgttcaaataaatcgccaaatcgaaagtgacatggcgggaattcagcgggcgccgtgattaagttaccgcggcatgtttactcgccaaacagtgaagcatctgtgtcaaatgatggcaagataccgggtttttgtaagtttctttttctgtcaagtgttataaagtttgagaatgaaatgagcgaagtcaaaacaaagatcacaatcgcccaaccgtcttgtttatgcaaagtcaaaatttactctccaagacgcgttcgaagttatttatcaccaggtaatttcatcattttggaaatggcagctactttattattcatctgcgtcacaatttttcactgattttggggctcattttgttgaaactcaagcacgcttccaacaggcctgtgaacccttcctgcttacagagcaatactaaaaaacttcttcCATATCACATGTCAACCTTAAGCTcagaaattcaatacacaacatgatattataattcacaaaggcagaaaataccacagaatccttttccagcgaaaaacttattgaaacaaacaacatat is a window of Montipora capricornis isolate CH-2021 chromosome 13, ASM3666992v2, whole genome shotgun sequence DNA encoding:
- the LOC138028258 gene encoding profilin-like, which codes for MSWDGYIDNLIAQTKDSAGKAHCDKACIIGLDGGAPWTTNSHASALQLQGVEGQTIANCLKSKDFTALQSGGVNAEGVRYQFLREEDGKLVLAKKKDHGALTLQASKTAIVIGHTAEGCQQGNTNKGVGVIAEYLESLGM